One genomic window of Solanum stenotomum isolate F172 chromosome 9, ASM1918654v1, whole genome shotgun sequence includes the following:
- the LOC125876642 gene encoding probable 6-phosphogluconolactonase 4, chloroplastic codes for MAECALNLASSPPALSANLRISPTRFSPLRRTLPLTSSSVAGKQLFCSHLHWRNSVLSTNSSRSQFRTKSSMAEKVTGKSKAEVKVYDSEEELAVALAKYTADLSEKFCKERDAFTVVVSGGSLIKSLRKLMEPPYIDSIDWSKWHVFWVDERVVPKDHPDSNYLLAYDGFLSKIPIPAGHVYAINDALSAEAAADDYETCLRHLVKSKILDISKESGFPKFDVMLLGMGPDGHVASLFPGHPLVHEKEKWVTFIKDSPKPPPNRITFTFPVINSSANIALAIVGAGKADIVHKSLGDDKSSDLLPVQMVSPEGELVWFLDKDAASKL; via the exons ATGGCAGAGTGCGCACTGAACTTAGCTTCCTCTCCTCCCGCTCTCTCTGCTAACTTGCGCATCTCACCTACCCGATTCTCTCCTCTCCGACGAACTCTTCCGTTGACCTCTTCGTCCGTTGCTGGAAAGCAACTTTTCTGCTCCCACCTGCATTGGAGAAACTCAGTGTTGAGTACAAATTCCTCGAGATCTCAGTTCAGAACAAAATCATCAATGGCTGAAAAAGTGACCGGGAAAAGTAAAGCGGAAGTGAAAGTGTACGATTCCGAGGAGGAACTTGCTGTGGCTCTAGCGAAGTACACTGCGGATTTATCGGAGAAATTTTGTAAGGAGAGAGATGCTTTTACTGTGGTTGTTTCCGGTGGTTCACTTATCAAGTCTCTCAG GAAATTGATGGAGCCACCATATATTGATTCAATAGACTGGTCCAAATGGCACGTTTTCTGGGTGGATGAGAGAGTGGTTCCAAAGGATCATCCTGACAGCAATTATTTGCTTGCTTACGATGGTTTTCTATCCAAG ATACCTATTCCTGCTGGTCATGTGTATGCCATAAATGATGCATTATCAGCAGAGGCTGCGGCAGATGATTACGAGACTTGTCTAAGACACTTAGTTAAGAGCAAGATTCTTGACATCTCTAAAGAGAGTGGATTTCCAAAATTTGATGTAATGCTATTGGGTATGGGTCCAGACGGACATGTAGCTTCCTTGTTTCCCGGGCATCCTCTTGTCCATGAGAAAGAGAAGTGGGTCACCTTCAtcaaagactctccaaaacctCCACCGAACAGGATTACATTTACATTCCCTGTAATAAACTCATCTGCAAATATTGCACTTGCTATAGTAGGTGCTGGGAAGGCAGATATAGTGCATAAATCGCTAGGTGATGATAAAAGTTCTGATTTGCTGCCTGTGCAGATGGTTTCACCCGAAGGAGAATTAGTTTGGTTTTTAGATAAGGATGCAGCTTCGAAGCTGTAA
- the LOC125876643 gene encoding uncharacterized protein LOC125876643 produces the protein MTKPSKVRRIADFHHHDLPSCRSKMCKKLHQKEKRPKSSEKKEWEGATCSVCMEHPHNAVLLLCSSYDKGCRPYMCATSCRFSNCLEQYKKAYTKVTSIEGSEPGLLSTDDPYCSSGAGCLAGVTVLVCPLCRGQVKGWTVVEPARKHLNAKKRTCMHENCSFVGTYKKLRKHVRREHPSARPLEVDPSLAEKWKKLEHERELNDVFSTIRSAMPGAIVMGDYVIDGNFGGLHRNFGLDNHLDETLFRSDPLSDLWNNNVHSDDLFDDRYHSFDQDDFFVHHSGTEAASNVFNRISRLHSRLLLGRSRRRQRHRASSRIR, from the coding sequence ATGACAAAACCAAGCAAGGTGCGACGGATAGCTGATTTCCATCACCATGATTTGCCGTCTTGCCGCTCAAAAATGTGCAAAAAGCTTCACCAAAAGGAGAAACGGCCAAAATCATCAGAGAAGAAAGAATGGGAAGGGGCAACTTGCTCAGTTTGTATGGAGCACCCTCACAATGCAGTGCTGCTGCTGTGCTCATCTTATGACAAGGGATGTCGTCCTTATATGTGTGCGACTAGCTGCCGTTTCTCAAATTGTCTTGAGCAGTACAAGAAAGCGTATACTAAAGTCACTTCAATTGAGGGCTCTGAACCAGGGTTGCTGTCAACTGATGATCCTTATTGCTCGTCAGGAGCAGGCTGTTTAGCTGGGGTAACTGTACTTGTATGCCCACTCTGTCGTGGGCAGGTGAAGGGTTGGACGGTTGTGGAACCTGCACGCAAGCATCTAAATGCAAAGAAGAGAACATGCATGCATGAAAATTGCTCGTTTGTTGGAACGTACAAAAAGCTAAGGAAACATGTAAGGCGGGAGCATCCTTCAGCACGCCCCCTAGAAGTAGACCCTTCACTTGCAGAGAAATGGAAGAAGCTTGAGCACGAGAGAGAGTTGAACGATGTGTTTAGCACAATCAGGTCTGCCATGCCTGGGGCAATTGTAATGGGAGATTATGTAATAGATGGTAATTTCGGAGGGCTCCACAGGAATTTTGGATTGGATAACCATCTCGATGAGACTCTTTTTAGGTCAGACCCTCTTAGTGATCTGTGGAATAATAATGTCCACTCAGATGATCTTTTCGATGATCGCTATCATTCATTTGATCAGGATGATTTTTTTGTCCATCATTCTGGCACTGAGGCTGCATCTAATGTTTTCAACAGAATCTCTCGACTTCACAGTAGGCTCTTATTGGGAAGATCAAGGAGGCGGCAACGACATCGAGCAAGTAGCAGAATTCGGTGA